GAGGTCGGTAAAAATTTCCCAGTCGTGAAGCATCCCTAGTTCGGGTTCAAAGACGGGTTGAGCGTATTTCGTGGTATTCCGAACCGCAAAGACGTTAAAGATCATGTCGTAGTGATCGTGTTCCAGAGTAGAGGTCGGAGGGAGAATGTAGTTTGCGTGTTGTGTGGTTTCGTTGATATAAAAATCGACGGAGACCATAAATTCTAAATTCTTTAAACCTTTTTCGAGTTTGGAACCGTTCGGAGTGGAGAGAACCGGATTCCCCGCGGAGGTTACAAAGGCCTTGATCTGTCCTTCGCCCGGAGTGAGCATTTCTTCGGAGAGAGCCGCGACCGGAAGTTCATCGCTGAACTCGGGAAGTTTTCTCACTCGAGTCTGAAACGTGTTGAAGGTTCCGGGAGAACTCTTGAGAGCGCCTTTGGGATCGATCGGATCGACCGCGGGAAGAGTGAACATCGCTCCTCCCTTCTTATCCAAATTTCCGGTGAGAATGTTTACGAGATTGATGAGCCACTGAGAGAGGGCTCCGAAAGCCTGCGTGGAAACTCCGATTCTTCCATAACAGACCGCATTTTCGGAAGAAGAAAATTCGAGAGCGATTCTTTCCATAGTAGAAGCGGGAACGCCTGTCACCTTTTCCACTTTGGAGGGAGAATATTCGGATGCAAGATTTTGAATAAAGGAAAGATCCTTGGAATCAAAAAGGGAAGAAGGTTTCACCAGATTCTTCTCAAAGAAAACATGCAAGATTGCTAATAGAAAGAATGCGTCCGCGCCGGGACGGATAAAGACGTGTTCGTCCGCGTGAGTCGCGGTTTCCGTTTTTCTCGGATCCACGACGATAAACTTACCGCCTCTTTCTTGGAGTTCCTTCAATCTCTTCTTTACGTCGGGGACCGTCATAAGACTTCCGTTGGAAGCGAAAGGATTTCCTCCTAAGATGAGAAAGTATTTCGTATGATCGATGTCCGGGATCGGGATGAGGAGTTGATGACCGAACATGAGATAAGAAAGAAGCTGATGAGGAAGTTGATCCACCGAAGTCGCGGAGTAATGATTTTTTGTTTTGAGGCGATTGGAGAATCTCTGACCGAAGAGCATCGAGCCGTAGTTGTGGACGTTCGGATTTCCGTTGTAAACTGCGACGGAATCGTTCCCGTATTTGTTTTGAATTTCAAAAAGCGCCTTGGCCGTTTCGGACAAAGCTTCTACCCAAGAAACTTGCACCCAACCTTCGGGAGTTCGCTTAACAGGAAATTTAAGGCGATCCGGATCCTCGTAGAGATTTTTCAGTTCGGGGCCTTTCGCGCAGAGATGACCTCGACTGAAAGGATCGTCCTTATCGCCGCGGATGGCGGAGATTTTACCGTCTTCGACTTCGATACGAAGACCGCACATAGCTTCACAGAGAGTGCAAGAACGAAAGTGGGTTTGTTGGCTCATGAATTTCCTCTCAAAAGACCGGTCGATGGAATCCGATCTTTCAGAATCAGCAAGAATTTTATCCGATTTCTTTGAGGATGCAAAGAAATAAGTTTTGGCCGCATCCGCCAAACACGGAGAAAACGAAAGGGCGTTTGGAAAGAGGGCGGACCGGGCCGAATCCGGGCTCGCGGATTCCCGCTCGGTCTGGTGGAAAGGCGATTCAAAAAGGGACAGGGCGGCCTTGTAAGAACCAGACCAAGCCCTCCTTTGTCCCTTGCGGGTCGTAAAGACTGCAAACTCCGTGCGGAAAAGATGTCGGAATTACAAAAAGTGGTAACTCACACTTTTAGAAAGATGTGCCGCGCTTACCAGATTCTTAGAATGTGGGAACTCCCCAAAAAAATGACCGTAGAAGAGGCTGGGTCTTTCTCGTTTTGTCTAAAAGTAGGAACTCCTTCTTTTCCAAAAAGCTTCCCAAGAACGAAAGGGCCAAAAATCTTTCCAAATATGTCCGAGGAATCCGATCCTATTCTCAAACTACAAAAAGATTTCGGGGAAGCGTTTTACTCGGAATTCAAAGAATTCTTCGGAGAAGAAAAGGAACACGGCTACGAACTCTATTCTTTGAGCGGGGACGAATCCGGTCCCAAGGGAAGCTGGGTCACTTTTACGATTCGAAATTCTTTCGCGTCCCGTTCTCTCGTCTTTCGATATGATCCGGAAAATCATACATTTTACGCGATGCTCAAGATCCAAGTGATTCCCGGAGAAGAAGACTGGGATCTGGATTCTCTCTTTCGAAGAAAAGGTTATCCCGTTCCTGAATTTAAAGATTCTCTCAAGAATGCCGGAGAATGGATCTTTCATTCGATTGCGAGGCATTATCTCGGTGCGATCTTTCAATATTGTCCGAGAATTTTAGAGCCTGATTTTCTCCCCGCTTCTTGAAAAGTATATTCTCATTTTAGAATGTAGGAACTCCCACTTTTTAGAAATCAAAATCAGCCGGCCTAAGTGGAATGATCATAAACAACGGATCGAAGGAGTCGGTTTACTTTTGATCCGTATGATGGAATTAAAAAATAGTAACTCGATCTATAAGAATTCTAATTCCAAAATAGAATCAGAGTCAAAGATGACGATCGGATTAGAACTGCCTAAAAGTTATCCTTCCCCATTTACTTGGAAGCCTCTTGAATCTTCTTTAATTCCGTGAGATCAATCAAGATTTCCTTATAGTGAAGCTCATATTCTGAAAGTTTTAATCTCTTATTGGAAAGTCTGGAATAGGAATCCGGTTCAAACAGAGAACGAATCAGTTTGATTCCATCCGCCGCTTTCAACTTAGCATTTTTCTTTCTTAAAAATCGATAAGAATCGACGGAACCATTTCGAATCGCCGCTAAGATCGGAGTCAGCTTCGGAGTGGGTTGTGGATTCAGGTATTTGTAATCTGGCTGGGTTTCATCGATATCGTATCCGAAAGAAATCAGTAACTCCAGTGCGGCGGGACAATTGCCGGACGCGGCACCGATCACTGGAGAACCCAACGTATCCGGCTCAGCGAGTCCGTTATCCCGAATTCCTTCCTCTAAAAGAATTTTGAGATATTCTATATCGCAGAAATGTGCGGCATTTTCTAATTCGTGTCCGTTTTCTCTGACTCCGTTTTTTACCAAATAACGGAACATTTCTAAACGACGTAAATCTTTTGCTAATCTCAGAATTCTCGAATGAGAAGATCCGGGTTTTAGGAGTAATTCCAGGACCTTTGGTTGATTGGTTTCGATCGCGATTTCTATCGCGGAAGATATCCTTCTAACGCTACTACAATAGTTATAATGACAATGGACGCTTGGGTGATCTACTATATGATATTCGTGTTCGATTTTTTTGGCGTTTGGATTGGCTCCTTTGGAAAGTAAGAATTGGATTTCTTGTAAATCTCTTTTTAAAACCGCATCTACTAGTTGTTCGTCGATATCTTCCGTTTTAGTTTGCGAAAGGACGGGTACAATCCAGAGAAAAAATAAAAAGATTATCAGATGAATTCTCATGTAGGTTTTCTCATTCGAAAATTTCCTTCTGTCTGGAATAACAGCAAAGGAAACGAGAAAGTGCGTCATTTTAGGAGTTCTCACCTTGTTTTGTAGTTCAAATTCTTCCGAAAAGCGCTTCCTTAAAAAATTGACAAAAAACCGGGTTTACACCAGGAGGCTTCCGAAATTTTTGGTCTTAGAATGGAAATCCGCAATATCGCTATTATCGCCCACGTCGACCACGGGAAAACCACCCTCTTAGACGGAATCCTCCGTCAGACCGGAGCAGTCACTGCCAAAGAAGACACAGATCGGATCATGGACTCCAATGACCTGGAAAAGGAAAAAGGAATCACGATCAAAGCAAAGAACACTGCTGTCGTTTATAAGGGAACCAGAATCAACGTAGTAGACACCCCAGGCCACGCGGATTTCGGCGGGGAAGTGGAACGCGTTCTTTCCACAGCGGATTCTTGTCTTCTTCTTGTGGATGCGTTTGACGGGCCTATGCCTCAGACACGTTTTGTTCTCGGCAAATCCCTTCAACTCGGACACAAACCCATTCTCGTCATCAATAAGATCGATCGTCCCGGAGCAAGACCGGAAGCCGTAGTGGATATGGTTTTTGACCTTTTCTCCGACTTAGGTGCGACCGATGAGCAGTTGGATTTCCCGATTGTTTACGCTTCTGCAAAACAAGGCTGGGCGGTGAACAATCTCAGCGAATCTCCGGGCACGAATCTGGATCCACTTTTGGATACCGTTCTTAGCCACGTCCCACCGGTCCAAGCGGACAACGAAGCTCCTCTTCAATTCCAAGTAACTTCTCTGGATTATAACGACTATGTGGGAAGAATCGCAGTCGGAAAGATCTACGCGGGAAAGATGGCCCTTGGGATGAACGTGATTCAATTGGCAGCGAAGAAATTGGATACTACGGCGCCTGCGGACACGACTCTATTTCGTATTACAAAATTATACAATTTCGAAGGTCTGAGAAGAAACGAAGTCAACACAGCGGAAGCGGGTGATATCATCGCAATCGCGGGACTTCCCGACGTCTTTATCGGAGATACGATTTGTGAGCCTGGAAAACCGGCTCCAAGACCGGCGATCGAAGTCGAAGAACCGACCGTATCGATGTATTTTATGGTAAACAATTCTCCGTTTGCCGGAAAAGAAGGAAAGTTCGTAACCACTCGTAACATCCGGGAACGTCTGGACCGCGAATTGGAAACCAACGTAGCGATGAGATTGGAAGAAACCGAAGACAAGGATCGTTTTAAGGTTCTTGGACGCGGAGAACTCCATTTATCGGTTCTTATCGAAACCATGAGAAGAGAAGGATTTGAGATTCAAGTCTCACGTCCGGAAGTAATCTTAAAGTCCAACGAACAAGGACAGAAGTTAGAACCTTACGAGTATTTGGTGATGGACATTCCTGATCAATTTACCGGGCAGATCATTTCCGAACTCAATCGCAGAAAGGGTGAACTTCAATTGATGGACGCACATCCCTCCGGAATGACTCGCGTGGAATTCGTAATTCCGACACGGGGAATTATCGGATTCAGAGGTTACTTTATCTCTGAAACTCGCGGTGAAGGTGTGATGTCTTCCCGTTTCCTCCGTTTTGATATCTACAAAGGAGAAATCCCGGGTCGTAAGAACGGCGCTCTCATTTCCATGGACTCCGGAGAATCTACGGCGTATGCGCTTTGGAAGATTCAAGAAAGGGGCGACTTGGTCATCGGACCAAACACCGCAGTGTATCCTGGAATGATCATCGGTATTCATTCTCGTGAGAACGATCTTGAAGTGAATCCTGTAAAAGAGAAAAAGCTGAGTAACGTTCGTTCCTCCGGTGCGGATGAGGCGATTCGTCTGATTCCTCCAAGAAAGTTTTCTCTTGAGCAGAACATCGAATTCTTAGACGACGATGAGCT
This is a stretch of genomic DNA from Leptospira tipperaryensis. It encodes these proteins:
- a CDS encoding molybdopterin oxidoreductase family protein, whose protein sequence is MCGLRIEVEDGKISAIRGDKDDPFSRGHLCAKGPELKNLYEDPDRLKFPVKRTPEGWVQVSWVEALSETAKALFEIQNKYGNDSVAVYNGNPNVHNYGSMLFGQRFSNRLKTKNHYSATSVDQLPHQLLSYLMFGHQLLIPIPDIDHTKYFLILGGNPFASNGSLMTVPDVKKRLKELQERGGKFIVVDPRKTETATHADEHVFIRPGADAFFLLAILHVFFEKNLVKPSSLFDSKDLSFIQNLASEYSPSKVEKVTGVPASTMERIALEFSSSENAVCYGRIGVSTQAFGALSQWLINLVNILTGNLDKKGGAMFTLPAVDPIDPKGALKSSPGTFNTFQTRVRKLPEFSDELPVAALSEEMLTPGEGQIKAFVTSAGNPVLSTPNGSKLEKGLKNLEFMVSVDFYINETTQHANYILPPTSTLEHDHYDMIFNVFAVRNTTKYAQPVFEPELGMLHDWEIFTDLTKRLELLRAGKPLPDQIITTKLGPSTIIDFALRTGPYGEKGKHNRMLNIQLLKDNPHGIDLGPLMSCFPERLLTEDKKIHLLPKPVLDDLPRLKKKFEEWSEPKKEINFLLIGRRHLRNNNSWMHNMPKLMTGKNRCTLLIHPNDAKNLGIGEEEEVQVESRVGKILIPTEITDEIMPGVVSIPHGFGHAKNGVHLNVAKQFAGVSINDLTDEESLDELSGNAAFTGIPVSIRKM
- the typA gene encoding translational GTPase TypA is translated as MEIRNIAIIAHVDHGKTTLLDGILRQTGAVTAKEDTDRIMDSNDLEKEKGITIKAKNTAVVYKGTRINVVDTPGHADFGGEVERVLSTADSCLLLVDAFDGPMPQTRFVLGKSLQLGHKPILVINKIDRPGARPEAVVDMVFDLFSDLGATDEQLDFPIVYASAKQGWAVNNLSESPGTNLDPLLDTVLSHVPPVQADNEAPLQFQVTSLDYNDYVGRIAVGKIYAGKMALGMNVIQLAAKKLDTTAPADTTLFRITKLYNFEGLRRNEVNTAEAGDIIAIAGLPDVFIGDTICEPGKPAPRPAIEVEEPTVSMYFMVNNSPFAGKEGKFVTTRNIRERLDRELETNVAMRLEETEDKDRFKVLGRGELHLSVLIETMRREGFEIQVSRPEVILKSNEQGQKLEPYEYLVMDIPDQFTGQIISELNRRKGELQLMDAHPSGMTRVEFVIPTRGIIGFRGYFISETRGEGVMSSRFLRFDIYKGEIPGRKNGALISMDSGESTAYALWKIQERGDLVIGPNTAVYPGMIIGIHSRENDLEVNPVKEKKLSNVRSSGADEAIRLIPPRKFSLEQNIEFLDDDELLEVTPQSLRLRKKFLDANMRKRNK